The following proteins are co-located in the Silene latifolia isolate original U9 population chromosome 1, ASM4854445v1, whole genome shotgun sequence genome:
- the LOC141595019 gene encoding putative lysophospholipase BODYGUARD 4 isoform X2: MRSRKFEMLQSVISLIVFTVLDLLDSVLCIVYAFLDVFIEGTSSPCYCHKRDTGRQENNVSETLYGRRNVFREIGFRNLKGLMQGAKEKGRRIIGNRWSDCSCESCVSWMKNGDDLRLHVVVQEPHTDTPSASINDHEGQMIENVVFLHGFISSSSFWTQTVFRYLTEDTKKKYRLFAVDLLGFGTSPKPKDCLYTLDDHVEMIEKSVILPLGLKSFHLVAHSMGSIIALALAAKHQLSVRTVTLIAPPYFPSPKDEASFLALGKLAEKRLWPPLLFGTSFMSWYEHLGRTVCFFICKYHRAWEFFLRQLTRQRELHFLITDTIKHTHHSAWHTMHNVVCGGAKYLDECFDILSQKGVKMTVIQGDEDQVVPLECSFNIKMKIRDTNVIVLSKRDHITVVLHQTKEFTQILESIWRS; this comes from the exons ATGCGGAGTAGAAAGTTTGAAATGCTACAATCAGTTATAAGTTTGATAGTCTTTACAGTGTTAGATTTACTAGACTCAGTTTTATGCATAGTCTATGCATTTCTTGATGTGTTCATTGAGGGTACCTCTTCTCCATGTTACTGCCATAAGAGGGATACTGGCAGACAGGAAAACAACGTTTCAGAGACGTTGTATGGAAGACGAAACGTCTTTAGAGAAATTGGTTTTCGCAATTTGAAGGGATTAATGCAGGGAGCTAAGGAAAAGGGTAGAAGAATTATTGGCAATAGGTGGTCTGATTGTAGTTGCGAGTCTTGTGTATCTTGGATGAAAAATGGGGATGATCTTCGGCTTCATGTTGTTGTGCAAGAGCCGCATACTGATACACCATCAG CGAGTATCAATGATCATGAAGGGCAAATGATCGAAAATGTGGTGTTCTTGCATGGTTTCATATCTTCATCATCATTCTGGACCCAAACAGTTTTCAGATATTTGACTGAAGATACCAAAAAGAAGTACAGGCTTTTTGCTGTTGATTTGTTAGGATTTGGTACGAGCCCAAAGCCAAAAGACTGTTTATACACTTTAGATGATCATGTAGAAATGATTGAGAAATCAGTTATACTTCCATTGGGATTAAAGTCATTCCATTTGGTTGCTCACTCTATGGGGTCGATAATTGCGTTGGCTTTGGCGGCTAAACACCAACTGTCAGTGAGGACTGTTACTTTGATTGCACCA ccATACTTCCCCTCGCCGAAAGATGAAGCTAGTTTTTTGGCACTTGGAAAACTTGCTGAGAAAAGGCTATGGCCGCCATTGCTTTTCGGAACATCATTCATGTCTTGGTATGAGCACTTGGGGCGGACCGTCTGTTTCTTTATATGCAAATACCACAGGGCATGGGAATTCTTCCTAAGACAACTCACCCGACAAAG AGAACTTCATTTTCTGATTACGGACACAATCAAGCACACTCATCATTCAGCCTGGCATACAATGCACAACGTTGTTTGCGGAGGAGCAAAATATTTAGATGAATGCTTTGATATTCTGAGCCAAAAAGGAGTGAAAATGACGGTGATTCAAGGTGATGAAGATCAAGTAGTCCCACTTGAATGTAGTTTTAACATTAAGATGAAAATTCGCGACACAAATGTTATAGTTTTGTCTAAGAGAGATCATATAACTGTTGTTCTTCATCAAACCAAGGAGTTCACTCAGATTTTGGAAAGCATTTGGAGATCATGA
- the LOC141595019 gene encoding putative lysophospholipase BODYGUARD 4 isoform X1, whose translation MLQNSDARFVAACHLVLITVLLNHRDTGRQENNVSETLYGRRNVFREIGFRNLKGLMQGAKEKGRRIIGNRWSDCSCESCVSWMKNGDDLRLHVVVQEPHTDTPSASINDHEGQMIENVVFLHGFISSSSFWTQTVFRYLTEDTKKKYRLFAVDLLGFGTSPKPKDCLYTLDDHVEMIEKSVILPLGLKSFHLVAHSMGSIIALALAAKHQLSVRTVTLIAPPYFPSPKDEASFLALGKLAEKRLWPPLLFGTSFMSWYEHLGRTVCFFICKYHRAWEFFLRQLTRQRELHFLITDTIKHTHHSAWHTMHNVVCGGAKYLDECFDILSQKGVKMTVIQGDEDQVVPLECSFNIKMKIRDTNVIVLSKRDHITVVLHQTKEFTQILESIWRS comes from the exons AGGGATACTGGCAGACAGGAAAACAACGTTTCAGAGACGTTGTATGGAAGACGAAACGTCTTTAGAGAAATTGGTTTTCGCAATTTGAAGGGATTAATGCAGGGAGCTAAGGAAAAGGGTAGAAGAATTATTGGCAATAGGTGGTCTGATTGTAGTTGCGAGTCTTGTGTATCTTGGATGAAAAATGGGGATGATCTTCGGCTTCATGTTGTTGTGCAAGAGCCGCATACTGATACACCATCAG CGAGTATCAATGATCATGAAGGGCAAATGATCGAAAATGTGGTGTTCTTGCATGGTTTCATATCTTCATCATCATTCTGGACCCAAACAGTTTTCAGATATTTGACTGAAGATACCAAAAAGAAGTACAGGCTTTTTGCTGTTGATTTGTTAGGATTTGGTACGAGCCCAAAGCCAAAAGACTGTTTATACACTTTAGATGATCATGTAGAAATGATTGAGAAATCAGTTATACTTCCATTGGGATTAAAGTCATTCCATTTGGTTGCTCACTCTATGGGGTCGATAATTGCGTTGGCTTTGGCGGCTAAACACCAACTGTCAGTGAGGACTGTTACTTTGATTGCACCA ccATACTTCCCCTCGCCGAAAGATGAAGCTAGTTTTTTGGCACTTGGAAAACTTGCTGAGAAAAGGCTATGGCCGCCATTGCTTTTCGGAACATCATTCATGTCTTGGTATGAGCACTTGGGGCGGACCGTCTGTTTCTTTATATGCAAATACCACAGGGCATGGGAATTCTTCCTAAGACAACTCACCCGACAAAG AGAACTTCATTTTCTGATTACGGACACAATCAAGCACACTCATCATTCAGCCTGGCATACAATGCACAACGTTGTTTGCGGAGGAGCAAAATATTTAGATGAATGCTTTGATATTCTGAGCCAAAAAGGAGTGAAAATGACGGTGATTCAAGGTGATGAAGATCAAGTAGTCCCACTTGAATGTAGTTTTAACATTAAGATGAAAATTCGCGACACAAATGTTATAGTTTTGTCTAAGAGAGATCATATAACTGTTGTTCTTCATCAAACCAAGGAGTTCACTCAGATTTTGGAAAGCATTTGGAGATCATGA